From Candidatus Stygibacter australis, the proteins below share one genomic window:
- a CDS encoding ATP-binding cassette domain-containing protein, which yields MIKNIEIAGAREHNLKGFDVTIPHNKLIVVTGVSGSGKSSLAYDIVFREGQRRYLESISAYARQFMDKAGRPAVDSVTGIRPAIAVRQNSLHRSSRSTVGTLTGVYDYLRLLYARYGKVEPGSKIELKRSLFSFNSKYGACEHCRGLGVVDEIDADLLIKDEKLTIRNGAFEMTTPSGYIVYSQVTMDVLNEVCQTHGFSVDIPWQDLAEAEKQIVLYGSEKIKVPFGKHTLESRMKWSGITARPREEGYYKGIMNIMTDILQRDRNGNILRFARTITCPECLGKRLRKEALEVKYQCRNIAEYSEISLRELAEEFRQGAGNQGEELLRASIAGRCQIGTQIGLGHLQLSRSSETISAGEGQRLKLLTISATQLRDMIYVFDEPSIGLHQAEIGALVGMLFELRDNGNTVLVVEHDPLIIQAADHLITIGPGAGTAGGYLIYSGEKSPEFKPEKYTLKKEKDQTEKNIQVTGANANNLERISVNFALERFNVITGVSGAGKTSLAESVLLPAIAGDRRSKRYCESINGHEAVSRIVKIDQKPIGRSPRSNAATYTGLMDDIRAIYAKQTAALAKGLGRGAFSFNTKGGRCEECEGAGVLKLGMHFLDDITMICPVCKGKRFKPEILEINWQGYNIAELLELSVSEMRNFFEPGSRGGRILKVLDEVGLGYLTLGQPATTISGGEAQRIKLATELARSRKTGTLYYLDEPTTGLHANDVSKLLKVLDNLVAEGNTVIVIEHDPQVIYRADRVIDLSDGKVLYEGSVKGLLDRSDNLTAKALRGEIEVLSKPETSRKTSAIEFKQVTTNNLQAIDVSIPRGQITAITGISGSGKSSLAFDTIYAEGWQRYLENLPAYSGNLLANTKRGELESFTGLGAMLAIRQQSSSHNRRSTLSTYSGIYDLMRLLYSRLGESGRLPASDFSFNNPAGACENCKGLGTVLSCDPYLLITHPQRSIYEGAMDGTKRGKYFGERQGQYLAVLKSVEKEKDLDFAKPFSELTEAEKEIIIYGTGEQEYEVIWNFARGKRQGEHNFKNKWIGFVNLINIEYERVHQKRAGEQLTGLMSEKSCPVCQGKRLQKRVLQVKIAGYDIAELGNFEISELEDIFTGNSPAVEGNKSGWIEISSEILKHVNALKKMGLGYLTPARRLDTLSGGEFQRLRIARQVVSGLTGVTFVLDEISRGLHPIERKEVNLLLRELADNGNTVICVEHDPLFIKAADHVIELGPGAGKNGGKIIACGSPAEISRNPSSMIRNYLHQDVILPAKKRKADSWIEITGAMSNNLQNIDLKIPAGVLVGICGVSGSGKSTLCREVIYRSYLRKQPAGCTSIKGLDSFNRIIYQQQSGFNKNALSTPATYLGYLKEIGKLLAAETPAKAAIFNYAGKQGQCPQCKGTGKKREELDFAGYITSDCELCGGTRYHEKVLQYSYKGKNIADIMNMTISEAIDFFADHPKLADKLQETENLGLGYLQLGQGTDTLSGGEGQRLLLAAVLQTKKTGEKCLILLDEPTAGLHPIDIENLYKFLDQLVENQHTVIFIEHNTQLLAKADHQIELGPGAGKSGGRIIREM from the coding sequence ATGATAAAAAATATAGAAATAGCTGGAGCAAGAGAACATAATCTAAAAGGATTTGATGTAACGATCCCGCATAACAAACTGATAGTGGTAACTGGAGTATCAGGCTCAGGGAAAAGTTCCCTGGCTTATGATATAGTGTTTCGCGAAGGTCAAAGGCGGTATCTGGAAAGCATCAGTGCCTATGCCCGGCAGTTCATGGATAAGGCAGGACGTCCGGCTGTAGATAGCGTGACAGGGATCCGTCCAGCAATAGCTGTGAGACAAAATAGTCTGCATCGCAGCAGCCGCTCCACGGTGGGAACATTGACGGGAGTTTATGATTATCTGCGATTGCTTTATGCACGATATGGAAAAGTGGAACCTGGCAGCAAGATAGAGCTTAAGCGGAGTCTATTTTCCTTTAACAGTAAATATGGCGCTTGCGAGCATTGCCGGGGACTGGGTGTAGTGGATGAGATAGATGCAGATCTACTGATCAAAGATGAAAAACTCACAATCCGGAACGGGGCTTTTGAGATGACCACTCCCAGCGGATACATTGTTTATTCTCAGGTGACCATGGATGTGCTGAATGAAGTGTGCCAGACACATGGCTTTAGTGTGGATATCCCCTGGCAGGATCTTGCGGAAGCAGAAAAGCAGATAGTTCTATACGGCTCAGAGAAGATCAAAGTTCCCTTTGGCAAGCATACTCTGGAATCAAGGATGAAATGGAGCGGGATAACTGCCCGTCCCCGTGAAGAAGGCTATTATAAGGGCATCATGAATATAATGACGGATATATTGCAGCGGGATAGAAATGGCAATATATTACGCTTTGCCCGAACCATTACCTGCCCGGAATGCCTGGGGAAAAGGCTGCGGAAAGAAGCTTTGGAAGTAAAATACCAGTGTAGAAATATCGCTGAATATAGTGAAATAAGCTTGAGAGAACTGGCAGAAGAATTCAGGCAGGGAGCAGGCAATCAGGGAGAAGAACTTCTAAGAGCAAGTATCGCAGGTAGATGCCAGATCGGTACTCAGATTGGACTTGGTCATCTGCAATTGAGCAGAAGCAGCGAGACGATATCAGCAGGAGAGGGACAGCGACTGAAACTATTAACTATTTCAGCTACGCAATTACGGGACATGATCTATGTGTTTGATGAGCCATCCATTGGGCTGCATCAGGCGGAAATCGGGGCACTTGTGGGAATGCTATTTGAATTACGTGATAATGGTAATACGGTGCTGGTTGTGGAGCATGATCCTTTGATCATCCAGGCAGCAGATCATTTGATCACTATAGGTCCCGGTGCAGGAACAGCAGGTGGCTATCTGATCTACAGCGGAGAAAAGAGCCCGGAATTCAAACCGGAGAAATACACACTTAAAAAAGAAAAAGACCAGACAGAGAAAAATATCCAGGTAACAGGCGCCAATGCTAATAATCTTGAACGAATTTCGGTAAATTTCGCTTTGGAGCGGTTTAATGTGATCACCGGCGTGAGTGGAGCAGGAAAAACCAGTCTGGCAGAATCAGTGCTGCTGCCTGCTATAGCCGGTGATAGAAGAAGTAAAAGATATTGCGAATCCATAAATGGTCATGAAGCAGTAAGCAGGATCGTGAAGATAGATCAAAAACCGATTGGAAGAAGTCCCCGCAGTAACGCTGCTACTTATACCGGTTTGATGGATGACATCCGGGCTATTTATGCTAAACAAACCGCAGCGCTTGCGAAAGGATTAGGCAGAGGAGCTTTTTCGTTTAATACCAAAGGTGGCAGATGCGAAGAATGTGAAGGTGCAGGAGTGCTTAAGCTGGGTATGCACTTCCTGGATGATATCACGATGATTTGCCCCGTGTGCAAAGGTAAAAGATTCAAACCTGAGATATTGGAAATTAACTGGCAGGGATATAATATTGCTGAGCTGCTGGAATTGAGCGTGAGTGAGATGAGGAATTTTTTTGAACCAGGGAGCAGGGGAGGCAGGATACTTAAGGTTCTGGATGAAGTTGGATTAGGCTATTTAACTCTGGGACAGCCAGCGACCACTATTTCCGGTGGAGAAGCTCAGCGCATCAAGCTGGCAACGGAACTGGCAAGATCAAGAAAAACAGGAACGCTGTATTATCTGGATGAACCAACTACCGGACTGCATGCAAATGACGTGAGTAAACTGCTCAAAGTATTAGATAATCTGGTGGCTGAAGGCAATACTGTGATCGTGATAGAGCATGATCCCCAAGTGATATATAGAGCAGATAGAGTGATAGATCTCAGTGATGGCAAAGTGTTATATGAAGGCAGTGTGAAAGGACTCCTGGATAGATCAGATAATCTCACAGCAAAGGCTTTGCGGGGGGAAATAGAAGTCCTCAGCAAACCTGAAACTAGCAGAAAGACCTCTGCAATTGAATTTAAGCAGGTGACCACAAATAATCTGCAGGCAATTGACGTATCCATCCCCCGTGGTCAGATCACAGCAATCACGGGAATTTCCGGCTCAGGTAAGTCATCTCTGGCATTTGATACTATCTATGCCGAAGGCTGGCAGCGTTATCTGGAAAATCTGCCTGCTTATAGCGGTAACCTGTTGGCTAATACAAAGCGCGGAGAACTGGAAAGCTTTACGGGACTGGGTGCTATGCTGGCGATCCGGCAGCAGAGCAGTTCACATAACCGGCGCTCCACCCTGAGTACATATAGCGGGATTTACGATCTTATGCGTCTGCTGTATTCACGCCTAGGTGAAAGTGGAAGATTACCTGCGAGTGATTTTTCCTTTAATAATCCTGCAGGTGCCTGTGAAAACTGCAAAGGACTGGGTACTGTGCTTAGCTGCGATCCTTACCTTTTGATCACACATCCCCAGCGCAGTATTTATGAAGGCGCAATGGATGGAACCAAGCGGGGAAAATATTTTGGCGAAAGGCAGGGACAATATCTGGCAGTATTAAAAAGCGTGGAAAAAGAAAAAGACTTAGATTTCGCAAAACCCTTTAGTGAATTGACAGAAGCCGAAAAGGAAATTATTATATATGGTACTGGTGAGCAGGAATATGAAGTGATCTGGAATTTTGCCAGAGGTAAAAGGCAGGGAGAACACAATTTCAAAAATAAATGGATAGGATTTGTAAACCTGATCAATATCGAATATGAACGGGTACATCAGAAACGCGCTGGTGAGCAGTTAACCGGATTGATGAGCGAAAAAAGCTGTCCTGTCTGCCAGGGAAAAAGACTGCAGAAAAGAGTATTACAGGTAAAAATAGCCGGATATGATATTGCTGAGCTGGGAAACTTTGAGATCAGTGAATTAGAAGATATATTCACTGGTAATTCTCCTGCCGTAGAAGGTAATAAATCCGGTTGGATAGAGATATCAAGTGAGATACTCAAACACGTTAATGCCCTGAAAAAAATGGGACTGGGTTACCTTACCCCAGCCAGAAGACTTGATACGCTTTCCGGAGGTGAATTTCAAAGATTAAGAATTGCCAGGCAGGTAGTAAGCGGATTAACCGGAGTTACATTTGTACTGGATGAGATCAGCCGGGGACTGCATCCCATTGAACGAAAAGAAGTTAACCTATTACTGCGTGAGCTGGCTGATAATGGCAATACTGTGATCTGCGTAGAGCATGATCCCTTATTTATCAAAGCTGCTGATCACGTGATTGAACTGGGTCCTGGAGCTGGAAAAAATGGCGGAAAGATCATTGCCTGCGGTAGTCCAGCAGAGATAAGTAGAAATCCTTCATCAATGATCAGAAATTATCTGCATCAGGATGTCATCTTACCGGCAAAAAAACGTAAAGCAGATAGCTGGATAGAGATCACTGGAGCAATGAGTAACAACCTGCAAAATATTGATCTTAAAATACCAGCAGGTGTACTGGTGGGGATCTGCGGTGTGAGTGGCAGCGGAAAAAGCACCTTATGCCGGGAAGTTATTTATAGATCATATTTGCGAAAGCAGCCGGCAGGCTGTACATCTATTAAAGGACTCGATAGTTTTAACCGGATAATCTATCAGCAGCAGAGTGGATTTAATAAAAATGCCTTGAGCACTCCCGCAACCTATCTGGGCTATTTGAAAGAAATAGGCAAGCTGCTGGCAGCAGAAACGCCTGCTAAAGCGGCAATCTTCAATTATGCTGGAAAACAGGGTCAATGCCCTCAATGCAAGGGAACAGGTAAAAAGCGCGAAGAACTTGATTTTGCCGGATATATCACCAGTGATTGCGAGTTATGCGGTGGTACTCGCTATCATGAGAAAGTTCTGCAGTACAGCTATAAAGGCAAAAATATTGCTGATATCATGAATATGACGATCTCTGAAGCGATTGATTTTTTTGCTGATCACCCCAAACTGGCGGATAAATTACAGGAAACTGAAAACCTGGGACTGGGCTATCTGCAACTTGGTCAAGGGACTGATACCCTCTCCGGTGGAGAAGGTCAAAGATTACTTCTGGCAGCAGTTCTGCAGACCAAAAAAACCGGAGAAAAATGTCTTATATTATTAGATGAACCCACAGCAGGATTACATCCGATAGATATCGAAAATCTCTACAAATTTCTAGATCAACTGGTAGAAAATCAACACACAGTGATTTTCATAGAGCATAATACCCAATTACTGGCAAAAGCTGATCACCAAATCGAACTCGGACCCGGAGCCGGAAAATCAGGTGGCAGAATAATAAGGGAAATGTAA
- a CDS encoding NAD(P)H-dependent oxidoreductase, which produces MRILAIIGSQRAGNTLKTAQLLEKELQKSDDSLEFEYINLWKADIKLCLGCFNCMAKGIENCPLQDDITSIIQKMTKADGIILASPVYVMNVTGNMKNFIDRLAAFCHRPAFFQQKALVLSTVGGVGVKKVLSYLKEVAEAIGMQDVTKLGLVTPPASLIFPKLQKKNDLAVHKAALKFWQSLQKKTITPSLGSVIQFEAQKVVFSKESTHEAFPADYSFYAKLQKNNYWVNANVAWYKILIGRSFGIFISFVMK; this is translated from the coding sequence ATGAGAATACTGGCAATTATTGGTTCCCAAAGGGCGGGAAATACTCTAAAAACCGCTCAATTATTGGAAAAGGAACTGCAAAAATCTGATGACTCTTTGGAATTCGAATATATTAATCTCTGGAAGGCTGATATAAAACTGTGCCTGGGATGTTTTAACTGCATGGCAAAAGGTATCGAAAACTGCCCTCTTCAAGATGATATAACTTCTATTATTCAGAAAATGACTAAAGCTGACGGAATTATTCTGGCTTCACCGGTTTATGTGATGAATGTTACCGGCAATATGAAAAATTTCATCGACAGGCTGGCAGCTTTTTGTCACAGACCCGCCTTCTTTCAGCAAAAGGCACTTGTCCTTTCAACTGTAGGTGGTGTTGGTGTCAAAAAGGTTCTGTCATATTTAAAGGAGGTAGCAGAAGCTATCGGGATGCAGGATGTTACTAAGCTGGGACTTGTTACTCCGCCTGCCTCACTTATCTTCCCGAAATTGCAGAAAAAAAATGATCTGGCTGTTCATAAAGCTGCTCTAAAATTCTGGCAATCCTTACAAAAAAAGACTATTACTCCCTCCCTTGGATCAGTTATCCAGTTTGAAGCACAAAAAGTTGTCTTCTCCAAAGAATCAACACACGAAGCATTTCCCGCTGACTACTCTTTTTATGCCAAATTACAAAAAAATAACTATTGGGTTAATGCTAATGTTGCCTGGTATAAAATTTTGATTGGCAGGTCATTTGGTATATTTATTTCTTTCGTAATGAAATGA